cttatcTCTGATTTTGACAAACAGtgaactcaatattttgttgttgggcaactggcacaacctgtaaataaatatatcttggtCTGTTGTCCGCGTTTATACATCGTGTCATTacgttttttattgtatttgcgGAAAAACAACAATAATGCCATCTTATAAAGTgctcaaaaagaaaataaaaaccgcATGATTGTCCgatataaaaaatatagaaataatCCGAGCAATAACTTCATCAAAATATCATACGTGCAAGTGCACAAAACCATAATCCGGTCGTCTTGTTTTTCGTTTTCCTCTCCACTCTGATAATCAaatcaaagaaaacaagtaaaagcgtgctataaaaataataacaaccgCGCCGCAGCGTCAACAAAACAATAATACACCATAATAACACTCTTGACCTTTTTTAACTTCGCACCCGACAATTGTGAATTTAATGTCCTTCCACCTCTTGGTAACTCAGACCACTGCATCATTTCAGCATCCTTTTCGTGTTCTTCTCTTCGCACCACCTCTTCCCCAGCACCTTGAGCCGAACACAATGAATTTTtccagcattttaattggaactTTGTTTTTAAAACGGCGACGTAAATGCTACTGCTAAAATGGTGGGAGGAGTTTCTTTTTTATAGGAATGGGACCGTTCATTCAGACTAagaatttattgggtaaatcAAAGGATAACTTTTGGTTTAATCGGACATGCAGAGATGCCGTCGGATCAAAAGTGGAAGCATTTAGGAACAAAAATGGCAATGCCCGAATGCGTCGCATACAGGAAAGAACTTCTGGTGCCAAAGTACTTAGACACGAAAAGTTTCATCACGAACGTGAACTACATGCTACAGTTATTGCTTCACCGAGGGGAAAGCTTTTCGTCATTCGTAGAAAGAATAAAGGGTAGCCCAACGGCAAAACCCAACTCTTGTTAAAGATGACCAGTTGTTCACCTCCAGTAGATGAGGCTtatctactggctgaaatgtttgcagggaatTCCTTCCTTCCTTTAAGCAATTAACCAATCCCGGTGATTGAACGTGGATCTAGAAtcagatattttttcgaacGCGTGAAGTTAAAATGGTCCTACGTATCTCGACGCTAAGAAATCTCTGGGCCCGAATGGTATATAAACACTTaccctttgtaagtgttcttcgacatTTGATCGTCCACTAACACAACCTTGCTTATAGgagaacaaccctgcgaattaccgaccaAATGGGATATGCTCCGCGTTCTCTGTGGTTAACCACCATCTTGtgagtccgtcccccttccgatatccaaacattatatagcctatatttcctcacagaccaacctacacaatctgtgaaaattccaaggtaatcggttcagtttttttgagtctatacaaaacaaaccgacaaacaaacacaaattcaattttatatataaaaagattGTGTGCGCTGTAGGTGACGAAAAAAACCAAGTCAACTTTTTCAACCACGATTGCATTTTTTTACCGCTGTCAATGAGGCTTCATTCAAAAGTAATTTAAAGTGCAATATGTATAGGTAGGTGGCCATCGAGGTGGCATAACGCGAACAGCTGACAACCGCCGGCCAGTTTGGCAgtactaaaattttaattcacCTTCAACATCTGTTGATGCCAGACATGTTAATGCGCCGCCCGCTTTTTTCAAATAGTATAGGTTAGGTTGTAAAGaggctgcagatattaatctgccctatGACACTACagacatacacataagccagtaatcggcttgttgtgcgctctaaaatctaaaaagtaaccttgaaaaaaattttaagttaggaattccgtgctacttacaaaatctttaattgttttccataccactcccctaagttggttcatgtcttgtaCCGTGTCCTGACcgaagtaccggtgtctgttagccgcgaaagccggacaatgctccaacgtctcatcatcttccccacatgccataccttgccgcaccgattttgcataagagaGCTCGGAGTCCGatatgtcctgttatgataccaaaagctatactgacctcctactaacttcctttcagtaatagcctcgtcctctcacgaccCGGATTGCACCATAAGCACGTTTTGATCtcattcttacactccaagactgttcgtgatcttactgtcctcgttgttattgcccttatggtcattttcctgtccgtaaagatgttcacactcgacgtcctctcgttagtaccacaccaacCCACGCGttacgtgatcgcccggatctttgcccgcaggaccgtattatggtcaggcagtctaaaacagatctcagtccctggaaactcaatgtagactcccaggcgcactctttcctctagcttagatccatccgtgtaacatgatcttccagatggccatACTAGTGTTCCATCAGTCAAAGACTCTCCCGCTAGCAGCAgtccctcgcactcgacctcaagtgtagtctcaggtatccgatcggaaccctcttcccttccttcaaggtttcctataggcgcctcgattataccgcgatggtatgagctgctcccatcctcaatccattctcccatcgccttaagtctcatagccaaaTCCGATACCCTGTATATCATCCGGGCCCTTTTTATGTCCAAGTTCAGACAAATTCTCAATTGAGCTCTAGAAGTAGGAATTTAAAGCTACatctttttgaaaaacttgggTCAATTACCATCTCAGGAAATTTTGAGTCTAAAAACATtgtaatacctttcgtttgaaattCAAAGAATCAACTTCTGCAGATTACTTTGCAAATAATACCAAATTGCTCGGTCGAGagaaaaaatctttaaagagattgataaggaaaaaattttttcacccaTTTCAATATATAGCTTTATTTACAATCAAAGTGACACATAATACAATTGTAACTGaagttaaaatattttgcacaaattgtggCAGGCTTGGCCACATTGCCATCCGTTGCCGCTTGTTGGAGATGGTAACCCTAGCTTTGGTAACGCAAATCAAATGTCATCCAACCCCAGAATATCCCAAGCTGAGAGAAGGACAACAACATGATCCTTCTATTTACAATAttgatttaaaattgtttatgtATTAGAAAGAAGATTGTATTTTTGTAGCACTTAAAGAGCATATAAATAGGCCCATCAGGCAAAACAATCTTCCCCTTTTTGCTCATAACCGAAAACAATAAGTAAGACTGATCCTATTTTCCTATTTcctattttgttaaattttatatctTTAAGTTGTTCACTtaaatttgcataattttacTGTGATTTATTCCTCTAATACAAGTGTATATTTGTGCCTTTTTTTATAGTGAATAAACCATCTTAAACTACACTAAGCCAAACCATATCATCATtgtacacacacactcactcataCCTACCATTTCTATAGTGCcaaataaataaaaggaatGGATGCAAGAAATATTAAAGCAAATTTATAGTGTTTTTATTTAGAAGGGTAAAGTCGGATGCAGTTTATTCATCGGTGAGGCAAAAAAGGACATCTTTATTCATTATTGTCTTGGCCTGACGTGGTCATCTTTATGGATTATTGGTCTGTCGTGGAAAAAATTTCTCATAACCTGTTGTAAAATTGGAATTCATGTTAATTTATTGTCTATTTCTGTCGTGAAATATTTGTATGTGATTCGTACTACTTACTTGTTATTGTGATCTCGTCGGTCTTATGTCAGAAGATCAAGATCAGCCTAGAAGAACCAGTAGACGAACGCAAGGAATTCCACCAGCCTACTTAAAAACCTACGCCATCGAAATGCCAATCGAACACTCGCCAGCAAAAGACACAGCAGGTACAAGTATTCACACAGAGGATCGTCAAGACGCGAACACCCAAAATGCCCCTAAGAAACtatcaaatcctcctgccaaaACCTCACCAACGAAACTAAGTCGTGAACTAAAGAAGCAAGTGGATCAACTCCAACGACAAATGCAAGCCATGCAAACTGAGTACTTAACCTCAACACAACAATTGGAAGCCCAACTCACTGCCACTGTGCAACAAATTCAAAGTTTTTTCACAAATAATCAAtccactgcaacaacaacacaacagcAAAGAAACCCACGAAGTTCACCACCGTCCACACAACAGCCACAAATGTCGACAGCTTCGGAAATCTCATACtcacaaaattattctatggTACCACACAAGAAAATTTATCCACTTCCTATTTTTACAGGTCTTCCAGAGGAATGGCAAACATTTTATGAAGCCTTCGAAACCACCACAACAGAATTTGGTTACACAAATTTGCACAACATAATGCGCCTTCGAGAATCGATCAAAGGCCGTGCTCGAGAAACCGTGGAATCACTTCTGTCAAATTCTGCAAACGTAGCCACTATTTTGGAAATCCTCAGGGAAACATATGGTCGTCCAGAACAACTAGTCAGAAGCCAGATAGAAAAGGTTCGCGCCATCCCACCGCTAGCAAACGACAACTTAGATTCACTCGTCAACTATgccacaaaaatttcaaatatgacgacatttctaaaaaatatcAAAGGTGAGCATCATTTATCCAACCCATCTCTGCTCAGTGAACTCGTCTCAAAACTTCCGAcaaatcgacaaatgcaatGGGCCGAAAAATCTTTAACACTGGAGCGACCAGCCACTATAGTCGATTTCTGCGAATGGCTCTCCATTTTAAGACGACTCGCCAACATTGTAAACGACACTCTTCCAATAGCATCAACTTCTGCCGGCCGCCGTCAAACGACCTCTACCAACCCTCAAGGACGAAAGTATGCTTGTGTTGCAGTCATTCAAAAATGCCTTATATGTGAAGGTGAGTGCCATAATATCAAAGAATGCCAATCCTTTTTACAGATGCCCGTTAACGATCGTTGGAGCAAAATACAACAAACAAAGACGTGTTTTTGTTGCCTTAAACGGGGCcatcgtattaaattttgtacacagaAAAGAAAATGTGGCATAAACAATTGTCCAAAACTTCACCACCGATTGCTACACAACACACAACCGCACATCAATACAACAACTTCATTATCAACACAACAAACGTCAACCTCATCTATGGAAACACGGAACGAAAGCCAAAATATACCCGAAGCACCACAAGCCGATGCCAGAATTTGCCATGCAACAAACGAAGCCAACAATATATTATTTCAAATATTGCCCGTAAAACTGTATGGGACCACTAAAACCTTAACAACATATGCCTTCGTGGACGACGGCGCAAACGTGTCAATGCTGGACGAAAACCTATCCCGAGAACTTGGCTTACGCGGCGAACCCGAAATCCTGCAACTCCAATGGCTCAACGATCATCAAATATCTCGAAAAaccgaaaaaattaatttaaccgTAAGTGGAGTTGGTCATTGTGaagaaaaatttacaatttctaATGTTTACATTTCGCCTGAACTGTCATTGCCGATCCAGAGCTGCCACATATCACATTTCTTGAAATCCCGTGGATTGGAAAAAATACCCGCAAAAGACTATTCACATGTTCAGCCAAAATTGATTTTAAGTTTAAATCATTCCTTTTTAACAGTGCCATTGCAGGTTCCACGTATGCTAGCAGATGGTGGTCCATTCATATCCATGACAAGGTTGGGAGCAATAATATATGGTCCCTTTCCAGGAGAGAAAATCTCAACAACAAAGCGTTTACATATCCAGAGAAGAGTGGATGACCATGAAAACCAGTTGTTGCAGGAAATGCATGACATGATGAGGGGCTATTTCGACATAGAAACACTAGGTGTGAAAGTGAGTACAAAAAATATGAGGTCTAAGGATGACGAAAGAGCTTTGATGTTGCTAAAATCTAATACGAAGAAAGTTCATGAACGGTACGAGTGTTCATTGCTATGGAAGGAGTACGTGCCACCAATACCAGATTCATATGCGACAGCATTAAAACGTCTATATtcaattgaaagaaaaatgGCAAAAGATCGTGAGTACGCCACACAATATTGTGACAAAATTAATGATTATATCAAAAAAGGCTACGCAAGAAAATTATCTCAGGAAGAAATTGAAAATGCTAGCGAACGAATTTTTTACTTGCCACATTTTGGTGTAAAAAATCCAAATAAGAAAGGCATTCGCCTTGTGTTTGATGCGGCAGCCGAAACTaatcaattttctttaaataaagcTCTATTACAGGGGCCTGACATAAACAACTCATTAATTTCGATTCTTTTCAAATTTAGAGAAGCTCCTGTTGCAGTCTGTGGAGACATCCAAGAAATGTTCCACCAAATTGCCATCACCAAAGAAGACCAACATAGCCAAAGATTTTTATGGAGAGACGGGATGGACCATAAACCGGTGGAAACATATGTGATGCAGAGGTTGATTTTTGGTGCCACCTGTTCCCCCACAATAGCACAGTACATCAAAAATGTTAacgcaaaaaattttatagaagagGCACCGAGAGCTGTCCATGGAATAGTGGAGCGTCATTATGTGGATGATTACGTTGATTGCTTCCAGTCAGAAGAGGAAGCAATTCAGGTTTTAAAGGACGTAATTCGAATTCATAAAGTCGGCGGTTTTAATCTGCGTAATATTTCATCCAACTCGGCAACTATTAAAAACATGTATGGCAACCCTGTAATTGAAAGTAACCATAGTGATGAGTTTCTCAGCAGTAACCAGACCGAACGGGTACTTGGCATTCACTGGCTGTCACAACCagatatttttcattttctattaaaattgcaCAAAGTGGACGGCGAAATAGTAAATTGCAACAAAATTCCAACCAAACGTGAAATGTTGTCGTTAAACATGTCGATATACGACCCGTTTGGTTTTATAGCGGATTTCCTAATTACGTCGAAGGTATTAATGCAGCGTGTGTGGAAAAGTGGTACAAAATGGGATGAGGTACTGCCGCCGGATATCTATAGCCATTGGAAGACCTGGTTGGAAGAATTGcagaaaattttggaattttctgTGCCTCGTTGTTACTCAGGAGCTTTCGAAAAGAGTTTGGTGGACATGCATATCTTCGTGGACGCAAGTGAAGAGGCGATGGCTGTTGTGGCGTACTGGCGGATGGTAAACAGTGAGTTTGTTGAGGTTGCATTCATAATGGGAAAGACGAGTTGTGCTCCTACCCGCTATCATACTATACCAAAGCTTGAATTGCAAAACCATTTGAAAAATATGCAAAAccatttgaaaaatattaataaatgttatttttggACAGATTCATCTACAGTTTTGCAGTGGATTCGATCGGATCATCGTAAGTACAAGCAGTACGTGGCCAACAGGGTGGCGGAAGTTTTAGAAAATAGCTGTGCAAAGGATTGGCGATGGTGTCCAGGTGTTGAAAATCCTGCGGATGATGCCACAAGGGCAAAGTATTCAAAAAACTACAACGCGGACGGACGGTGGAAGAATGGGCCAAAATTTCTTTTGTTAGACGAATCTAAATGGCCTAAGGTGGCGGAGATGGGCGAAAAGATAGATCGCAGCGCAACAGAACTACGGGCAAAATATAGAATCCTTGTTACTCATCAGGTATGTGCtgtcgtaccaaattttaatcgaTTTTCAAAATATCGCAGGCTAAAGCGGGCGATGGCATGGATACACcgctatataaaaaatttgaggcGGTGTGTTAGAGGCGAAACTTGTATGGTGGGTGAGctggacgtcgaggaagaggtAAAGGCCGAATTGTACTTGTGTCGCTACGTTCAACATCAGTATCTTGCTGACGAACTAGAAGATTTGCGGAAAAATGGTCATGTGTCTCAAGACAGCagcataaaaatgttaaatccGTATGTTGATGATGAAAACATTCTGCGTGTGTCTGGCCGtttagaaaatgcaaaatttttgtcattggaagcACGTCGTCCAATAATTTTGCCAAAAGGCAGCCCGTTTACTCGACTTGTCGTGCAGTcataccatcaaaaatttttacacattAACATGGCGACGGCGTTAAGTGAAATCCGATTGCGCTTTTGGGTACCTTCTCTACGCCAATTGCTTAAGAGC
This Stomoxys calcitrans chromosome 2, idStoCalc2.1, whole genome shotgun sequence DNA region includes the following protein-coding sequences:
- the LOC131994985 gene encoding uncharacterized protein LOC131994985 isoform X1; amino-acid sequence: MSEDQDQPRRTSRRTQGIPPAYLKTYAIEMPIEHSPAKDTAGTSIHTEDRQDANTQNAPKKLSNPPAKTSPTKLSRELKKQVDQLQRQMQAMQTEYLTSTQQLEAQLTATVQQIQSFFTNNQSTATTTQQQRNPRSSPPSTQQPQMSTASEISYSQNYSMVPHKKIYPLPIFTGLPEEWQTFYEAFETTTTEFGYTNLHNIMRLRESIKGRARETVESLLSNSANVATILEILRETYGRPEQLVRSQIEKVRAIPPLANDNLDSLVNYATKISNMTTFLKNIKGEHHLSNPSLLSELVSKLPTNRQMQWAEKSLTLERPATIVDFCEWLSILRRLANIVNDTLPIASTSAGRRQTTSTNPQGRKYACVAVIQKCLICEGECHNIKECQSFLQMPVNDRWSKIQQTKTCFCCLKRGHRIKFCTQKRKCGINNCPKLHHRLLHNTQPHINTTTSLSTQQTSTSSMETRNESQNIPEAPQADARICHATNEANNILFQILPVKLYGTTKTLTTYAFVDDGANVSMLDENLSRELGLRGEPEILQLQWLNDHQISRKTEKINLTVSGVGHCEEKFTISNVYISPELSLPIQSCHISHFLKSRGLEKIPAKDYSHVQPKLILSLNHSFLTVPLQVPRMLADGGPFISMTRLGAIIYGPFPGEKISTTKRLHIQRRVDDHENQLLQEMHDMMRGYFDIETLGVKVSTKNMRSKDDERALMLLKSNTKKVHERYECSLLWKEYVPPIPDSYATALKRLYSIERKMAKDREYATQYCDKINDYIKKGYARKLSQEEIENASERIFYLPHFGVKNPNKKGIRLVFDAAAETNQFSLNKALLQGPDINNSLISILFKFREAPVAVCGDIQEMFHQIAITKEDQHSQRFLWRDGMDHKPVETYVMQRLIFGATCSPTIAQYIKNVNAKNFIEEAPRAVHGIVERHYVDDYVDCFQSEEEAIQVLKDVIRIHKVGGFNLRNISSNSATIKNMYGNPVIESNHSDEFLSSNQTERVLGIHWLSQPDIFHFLLKLHKVDGEIVNCNKIPTKREMLSLNMSIYDPFGFIADFLITSKVLMQRVWKSGTKWDEVLPPDIYSHWKTWLEELQKILEFSVPRCYSGAFEKSLVDMHIFVDASEEAMAVVAYWRMVNNSSTVLQWIRSDHRKYKQYVANRVAEVLENSCAKDWRWCPGVENPADDATRAKYSKNYNADGRWKNGPKFLLLDESKWPKVAEMGEKIDRSATELRAKYRILVTHQVCAVVPNFNRFSKYRRLKRAMAWIHRYIKNLRRCVRGETCMVGELDVEEEVKAELYLCRYVQHQYLADELEDLRKNGHVSQDSSIKMLNPYVDDENILRVSGRLENAKFLSLEARRPIILPKGSPFTRLVVQSYHQKFLHINMATALSEIRLRFWVPSLRQLLKSVQSACQACKIRAAKPNQPQMAPLPVERVTPYVRAFTYTGLDYFGPVSVAIGRRREKRWVALFTCLTIRAVHLEIAADLSSDACLLCIRNFVNRRGVPVLIRSDNGTNFVGIPKELQGVSNFVNNDSLASGVTALGIKWLFNTPSNPSEGGVWERLVQSVKKALYIMLKEQAPRLATLQAFLIETENMVNSRPLTHLPISPDDPEPLTPNHFLLGCTNSTQTPAPFEPRLLCLRKQWRVLQCLKNGMWRQWIREYLPELTRRTKWCLPSQPLEVGCLVFICDVEAPRSHWKRGRVIELHKGKDGVARSADVRTSTGILRRPLSKLAVLDVKLGVGIGSESSPGGSVHGGGDVGDGNPSFGNANQMSSNPRISQAERRTTT
- the LOC131994985 gene encoding uncharacterized protein LOC131994985 isoform X2 — its product is MSEDQDQPRRTSRRTQGIPPAYLKTYAIEMPIEHSPAKDTAGTSIHTEDRQDANTQNAPKKLSNPPAKTSPTKLSRELKKQVDQLQRQMQAMQTEYLTSTQQLEAQLTATVQQIQSFFTNNQSTATTTQQQRNPRSSPPSTQQPQMSTASEISYSQNYSMVPHKKIYPLPIFTGLPEEWQTFYEAFETTTTEFGYTNLHNIMRLRESIKGRARETVESLLSNSANVATILEILRETYGRPEQLVRSQIEKVRAIPPLANDNLDSLVNYATKISNMTTFLKNIKGEHHLSNPSLLSELVSKLPTNRQMQWAEKSLTLERPATIVDFCEWLSILRRLANIVNDTLPIASTSAGRRQTTSTNPQGRKYACVAVIQKCLICEGECHNIKECQSFLQMPVNDRWSKIQQTKTCFCCLKRGHRIKFCTQKRKCGINNCPKLHHRLLHNTQPHINTTTSLSTQQTSTSSMETRNESQNIPEAPQADARICHATNEANNILFQILPVKLYGTTKTLTTYAFVDDGANVSMLDENLSRELGLRGEPEILQLQWLNDHQISRKTEKINLTVSGVGHCEEKFTISNVYISPELSLPIQSCHISHFLKSRGLEKIPAKDYSHVQPKLILSLNHSFLTVPLQVPRMLADGGPFISMTRLGAIIYGPFPGEKISTTKRLHIQRRVDDHENQLLQEMHDMMRGYFDIETLGVKKVHERYECSLLWKEYVPPIPDSYATALKRLYSIERKMAKDREYATQYCDKINDYIKKGYARKLSQEEIENASERIFYLPHFGVKNPNKKGIRLVFDAAAETNQFSLNKALLQGPDINNSLISILFKFREAPVAVCGDIQEMFHQIAITKEDQHSQRFLWRDGMDHKPVETYVMQRLIFGATCSPTIAQYIKNVNAKNFIEEAPRAVHGIVERHYVDDYVDCFQSEEEAIQVLKDVIRIHKVGGFNLRNISSNSATIKNMYGNPVIESNHSDEFLSSNQTERVLGIHWLSQPDIFHFLLKLHKVDGEIVNCNKIPTKREMLSLNMSIYDPFGFIADFLITSKVLMQRVWKSGTKWDEVLPPDIYSHWKTWLEELQKILEFSVPRCYSGAFEKSLVDMHIFVDASEEAMAVVAYWRMVNNSSTVLQWIRSDHRKYKQYVANRVAEVLENSCAKDWRWCPGVENPADDATRAKYSKNYNADGRWKNGPKFLLLDESKWPKVAEMGEKIDRSATELRAKYRILVTHQVCAVVPNFNRFSKYRRLKRAMAWIHRYIKNLRRCVRGETCMVGELDVEEEVKAELYLCRYVQHQYLADELEDLRKNGHVSQDSSIKMLNPYVDDENILRVSGRLENAKFLSLEARRPIILPKGSPFTRLVVQSYHQKFLHINMATALSEIRLRFWVPSLRQLLKSVQSACQACKIRAAKPNQPQMAPLPVERVTPYVRAFTYTGLDYFGPVSVAIGRRREKRWVALFTCLTIRAVHLEIAADLSSDACLLCIRNFVNRRGVPVLIRSDNGTNFVGIPKELQGVSNFVNNDSLASGVTALGIKWLFNTPSNPSEGGVWERLVQSVKKALYIMLKEQAPRLATLQAFLIETENMVNSRPLTHLPISPDDPEPLTPNHFLLGCTNSTQTPAPFEPRLLCLRKQWRVLQCLKNGMWRQWIREYLPELTRRTKWCLPSQPLEVGCLVFICDVEAPRSHWKRGRVIELHKGKDGVARSADVRTSTGILRRPLSKLAVLDVKLGVGIGSESSPGGSVHGGGDVGDGNPSFGNANQMSSNPRISQAERRTTT